A single region of the Amphiura filiformis chromosome 7, Afil_fr2py, whole genome shotgun sequence genome encodes:
- the LOC140156351 gene encoding uncharacterized protein → MRTRILLLCRHFAIFTDNCKIPTLEMEFRFLPRIVFVIMLLNVQTTRCQVVPASDPDLNCNSCCQGSAGINGIPGSAGIPGSNGNNGSPGRDGRDGINGRDGLKGDLGSKGDKGEVGVGERGPLGPEGPTGERGEAGLRGLPGKVGPSGPIGLAGRVGPAGPIGLVGPLGPPGLTGDIGMKGEKGLNGSKGDSGRMRESAFAVYKTGTQTSAASNEIITFDAARVNIGGHFDLNSNRFTCQIAGTYFFSYSAHVIGSNNPDIHLIKDGTSIAHARTTDANVNIQISSSTMLELEIGNQVWLQFVNVAEGIAGGDNQCQFTGFLLYEH, encoded by the exons ATGCGTACAAGAATTCTGCTCCTGTGTCGACACTTTGCAATTTTTACGGATAACTGCAAG ATACCCACACTCGAAATGGAATTCAGATTTCTTCCGCGCATCGTGTTCGTGATTATGTTATTGAATGTCCAGACTACTCGTTGTCAAGTTGTTCCTGCTTCTGATCCAGACCTGAACTGCAACTCCTGCTGTCAAGGATCTGCTGGAATCAATGGCATTCCAGGTTCGGCTGGAATCCCGGGGTCAAATGGTAACAACGGATCGCCAGGAAGAGATGGAAGAGACGGAATCAACGGAAGAGATGGCTTGAAGGGTGATCTTGGCAGTAAAGGAGACAAAGGAGAAGTGGGAGTTGGAGAAAGAGGTCCATTGGGACCTGAGGGTCCAACAGGAGAACGCGGTGAAGCTGGACTGAGAGGCCTTCCTGGCAAGGTCGGTCCAAGCGGTCCAATCGGCCTTGCTGGCCGCGTGGGCCCTGCTGGACCCATTGGACTTGTCGGCCCTTTGGGCCCCCCAGGCTTGACAGGTGACATTGGAATGAAGGGAGAAAAAGGCTTAAACGGAAGCAAAGGAGATTCTGGACGGATGAGAGAATCTGCGTTTGCTGTGTATAAAACGGGAACCCAAACATCTGCAGCTAGTAATGAAATAATCACTTTCGATGCAGCTCGTGTCAACATTGGCGGACATTTTGACCTGAATTCAAATCGGTTTACTTGTCAGATAGCAGGAACATATTTCTTCTCGTATAGCGCTCACGTCATCGGATCAAATAATCCTGATATTCATTTGATAAAGGACGGTACCAGCATCGCACATGCTAGAACAACGGATGCTAACGTTAACATTCAAATCAGCAGCAGTACAATGCTTGAATTGGAGATAGGAAACCAAGTCTGGCTGCAGTTTGTGAATGTAGCAGAAGGCATTGCAGGGGGAGATAACCAATGCCAATTCACTGGTTTCCTGCTTTATGAACATTAA